The region CCTGTAACATCAGATAATTCTAATGCAACTAATTCTGCAAGGAAGTATGTTGCTATTGATGAGGTAGCGTGTGTTAATAGCTGTCTGTTTCATGTAGTAGACGGCAGAACGCCTGTTTTTGATTCTCATCCGAGTTTCTGTATGTGAGAGAGTTGCTGTATCACTCAGCCACCTTACCAATGATGTGCTCTTGAAAATTCATAGACACAGATGTGGCTTTATACACTTAAAggttaaaaagtgaaaatagctgtcactgaagaagaaatttaGCATTGCAAATTGAATACAGAAGAACTCCAGTACCAGAGAAATGTAGACGGGGAGGTTAAGGGGAGAAAAGAAGCTGATGCATATATTGGTGCTCTCTTGCTTTCCACTTTAGTGGTGCTGGCTCTCTGGAGTGTGTTACCAGAAGGGCACAGTGCTTGACATCAAGATCAGACCAGCGGGTGACACAAAGTGGCGCATGTAACAGTCAAGGAACTACTGGAGTAAAAATTCAGAGAGAGGAGCCAGCAGCTCCTGTGCTTGTAGCTGCTGCGCTCAGGGCTGTAtgttgtatgtatgtatacagcTGCATGTTGAATCTCTGCGGTGAAAAGTTTGTTCAATGCAAAAGGCAACCTGTGGCACAACTGAGAAAAAGAGCCTATTTCCAGTGGGAATGAAGCTACTTGCTGATGCTGGTGAGTGACTGTGGACCAGTAGCTGGATAAAAATGTATCCAGGCTCTGTTTTGCTTGGTAGGGAAGGagtctgcattttctcttgcatctctgctgcttgctgaggaggtaAGACCAGTTTCAGAAAGTCATCCAGAATTACTCTGGGTCTGCTTCCAACTTTGCCAGCATCCAGAAATATGAGCtaactttttcttccctgtctatctaatgaggaaaacaaacaggatGATAATATACACCTACTCCAGCAACACAGGAGCACtagcattttctgtttgatttacATCAAAAAATCCGTAAAATAAGAAACTGATGAAATAGGACCAGAAGTAAGTGTGAGCTGTGTCTTCTAGGTTTCTAGGATTCGTTAGATTTACATGTACTTCCTGTTTCAGAAATGGCAGCAGAAATAATGTCAATGCCAGTAAAGATGCTTGTCATGTCACTTCAATTCTTTGAATACAAGAGATGAGCTGGAAACTaaattttccctccttttaGCTAATGCAAATCAGTTTTTGTCATAACAGCCAAAATGAAACTGACAAATGTCATATAATTTGGCTAGGGGCTATTGTCCGGGAATTGAGTGACAGGCATAAcgctccccacccccaccccccagtaCAGACATGCAATgaatcttcaggaaaaatcacAATCCGATCTCGACAGAGACTCAGTCATCTCCTAAACTGGGAATTGGAAATTCATTGGTATGAAATACTGCTGTCCTGAAAATCCCCATTCAACCATGACCCAAACTCCAAATTTCACATTAGTACCACCAAGGACCACTAAACCCTATTTCTGTGTATTGTCAAACTTCCACCTTATTATTGTCTGAGGTACTTGACTTTTTAGTTGTATGACAAACTACCCTTCCTTGTATTGCTTACTAATTTAGATGAAGAATTCTGACAGGCTTTAACAAAGGCACTGCTGGGAATGAAGCAGGAAGAGCTATTGTCTATATTGCTGTGGCAATTTTATTTGTGGGGCCACCTGCTCCTAGAGTCCGTAAGTTCATCcactttattaaaattttggaaTTAGAACATAAAATCTCTATAAATAGGTTCTAAATAAGGCAAGAAGAACAAGGaaaccacagaatggttgaggttggaagggacctctggagatcatctagtccaaccttcctgctcaaacagggtcacctagtgCACCTTGCACAGGATCAAGTCTAAGCAGGTTTTGGGTATctatctccagaggagactccacaatttctctgggcaacctgttccagtgctctatcactcACTCACGcaggaaagacatttttcctcatgttcagatggaacttcttgtgtttcagtttgtgcccgttgcctcttgccctgtcgctgggcaccactTTAAAGActaaatggaaaatttcaggCTGAGGTGGGCATTGGGTTTTGAACCAGGTAGgacagcagtagaaaagcagGCCACCATTATGAAAAGGTCACCAAATAAGTCTTTTCCTTCAGGTGATAATGAAGATGTACCTATCTTAAATGACCTAAATCAACAACCAGAAGCAGCttctcagaaaaatacagtaaaaacaagAATTGCCATTTGAAAGGAAATCATCAGGTATCCTAGATCCAAGTATTCTAGAAGAAAGAGAGATACAGTTGATGACATAGGTGATAAACACTGCAAGCTGGGCTGCTCAGAGAGTGATCCGCTTAAATTATGTGCAAAAAGTTGATCCTACTACTTTATCCCTGCATTTTTCCATGTTATCCGCAGTGTTACATGACTAAATAGGAGGAGTAAATAAACATTATCTCACTCTTCCTCTAAGCTAGTACTAGatattattgcttttctttgggggaaaaaatctacaaaaataaCTGGCAGTGATTTTTGGTTTCAAGTCACAACAGTTACTCTATAGTTTTAGTGAATCATTATAACTCATTCTAATGCCCCATCTTTAAATCCTTACTATAAGTTTCCAGGAACATTTTGTAGCACCTCAAGGAGAAATATGATGTTCAGTACAATTATAAAGCAAATAGTTCAGAACTGTCTTTTCTCTTCTATGAGAAATAATAGCCTTGAATGAGCTGAAGTTCATTTCcagttggaaaaaatatattataaacCTTAGTGGTATCCAGTGATGGATGCCTATAAATTTATTTGTTGGCTCAACTCACGAAACTCATGAAGTACTATTTCACGTACTCTAGGCTTTCCCTGTTTTCTCCCCACACACAAACATACTTTCTTATGTTGTTGTCTGTTCTTGCCATTAACAgcctcccctcaaaaaaaaaaaaaaaaaaaaaaaaaaaaaaaaaaaaaaaagactaggaATGCAggaataattcaaaataaactcAGATGCATCAACCTTTCCCCATCTGAGATTTCTACAGTCCCACTTCTACTGTATTGCTTTACTAAAATGCACTTGCTTCCACTACGTAACTGAGAATCAGGCACCTCATTTTTTGTGATAGATTTGCTTCTGGTCTTACAAAAGCATGTTTAGACACTAAGTGAGGTAATCAGAAACAGATTGTATCCTGTCACAGGACTAGACCCATGGCAATTGAGTGATACGTAATTGTCACTTTTGATTATACTGTAGGGAAACCACCAAAAAACATGATCTGCCATCAAAGAAAGCTCCAGAGTGTTGGAGGACtccatttgctttaaaataaaacctgtgGATACTCTAATGAATATTTCAAtgctgtaaatatttcaaaatttacaaatatttcaacaCTGTAAAATAGAGAATTAATTTCACTTTAATTCAACTTATTTGATATTTGTCATGGTTGACCAAAGCCTTTAAAGAGTAGGACTATTAAGCAGCCTCATGAAACCACAAATTACACCCTTTCTCCAGGTTACACATACTGATGTATCTTGACTCATATGTGAGATAAAGACTGATGTTCCTATTTATAATTTGTCTCAGCATGAAACAGTTCATCCTGAACACTAATTTCCTCCTACGTTATTTAGAGTTTTAACACCAGGTTACGTCTAACTTTGAAAGTTAAACTCCTGGTTGTTCTGTCCAAGATTTAGGCTCACAAGCTTAGGGTTCGAGCTACATCTTTGTTTCACAAAAGGAGGAAAGCCTGCTCAGTATTATATGCTGTGTATCTGGACAGATCAGTGGTAGAGGAGTAAACAAGCTGAACAAGCAGCATACATACTGCTCCCCTTTCCCAGTATTTCAATCTAAAAGTTTATCAGAAAATTTTCTAGTGAAAAGGAACACAGCACACTGACTAATTTTCAATTGCATCAAGCAGGGCACTTTCTCTAGATTATTTCGGTAGCTCTTCTTAGAGATTCCATGTAGCATTTAGTTTCTATCATAGTAAAGAGTCTGAACTTCCAAAGCCCTTGAGCCTGGGTGTGAGGGTGGGTGAAACAGTATTTCCTGTCAAGATCTTCTTATATTCTTATAGGAAATCTTGATGTAGCCAAAAACTAGTGCTTTCTGTGTCATGGAGTAGCTGGATTTTCTAATCTAAGGTTTAGGAAGTAAATGGCTACAGAACCTTAACTAGGCAGTTGCAAGGAAAACTGCAGGAGAATTTagagtaattttttctttcagcctgAGTAGAAAAAGTAAGGCATCTCATTTCTTGCTAAACATCATTACCATATCaccaaaatttaaatataaagacTAAAGAGATAGTCCTTTTCAGTCCTGTACAAAGCTGGAAGGTAACAACGTTCATAGTGAATGCCTATTCCTCCTAGCCTCTCCTGAATAAAGTttatatgttttaaagaaagatagATGTCTATATGCCGGAACCATAATATCTGAGGAAGAGTGATAAAGGAATGCAATAACCTCATTAAGCACTAGTTTAATCAAAGAGTACTTTTCAAAAGACAATTTGAAGAACAAAGCATCACCAGCGAAGTGTACTGATCAGGTAGTCTAAGCTATGAAGTTTACTACTCAGTCAAATGAAACATGCTCTGCTGTTTAGGAATGGTTTAATGAATATGTAGTTAGTGATACAAAACTAAAGCTATGGTACTAATTACCACAAGCACCACCAAGGTCAGAATAAAAAGCTTCAAGTCATCATCAGCATAGTTAGAAATACAACTTGTTACAGCTGGGAAGAACAGTCAGTGGAAAGCAAAAAAGTCCAGAAGCTACAAAAGTTGAAATAACAATTTACAAATACAGCTATTAGCAATTTAGAAACATATCTGAAGTAGCATAGGTCAGCACAACATAGAAACATGTCTGCAGAATAACAGTCATTTGAAACATTAAACAGCCAATCTAGGCAgtgacgggggggggggggggggggggggaaggtgggAGGGAGTAAGGTAAATCAGGAATATTTGAAGTGTTAGCACTCCACCTGCTAATCATTTAGGGCCTTCCGTGAGTAGGAAGAAATATTTAGGCTACTGTGTGGcagtaaaattctgaaaaagttGATATAGCATAAACCAACTCCACAATTgtaaggaaaggggaaaaatagtaTTCAAAATAATCAACAAGCTTTGTCAGTTTTCTCAGAAGTTTCAGTCAGCAGAACACCCTTTTTGTATACCTCTGTACCAATACTTTAAGCTCAAGAACATCACATGATGTTCTTTCTGATGATAGAGAAAGAacaattctaaaatatttggtattattactttttaatggATATGATATTAATTTGTACTATAAGTTTACAGATCAGACATTAAAAGGAACTGTAAAGGTTTAGTAAAAAATATAGATCAAAAATTACTGCAACAAAATCATTACAGTTACATttgtggatttttcttctttctttctttttttttttttttaaaaaaaagaaaacttgcacCATTTACTGGTGtttacagacaaaataaaatacagtgagTTTTCTTCCTCCATAGAATATTCAGACAAGTAACACTGCTACTAACACTGATTCCATGCATCTAAAATAAGCACAGGGAGAATTTTAAACTCTGCATATAGTACTAATCTCAGCTTTTGTACAGCCCCATTTGCAACACATTCCTGCCAAACCCAGAGATTCCCGTTTTCTTCTGGGATACTTGGCCCAGGGGAAATTATTTGATCCCACAGGGTTTGCAATTCCTGTTCCTCCTCTGTCCTGAACAGCTTCTTCTATCTGGTGAAGAAATTCCTTGAAGTCATCTGCCACAGGTGCATATTCATTATAATCATTTAAATTATACAAGTCTTTCAGTGTCTCCCATCCAAGCAGAGGgctgtttctctgcagctgctccagTTCAGAACCTGAAAATGACTGTAACTTTAGGTTTCCCAGCAGTTTGTTACTTGTTGTTTcaataaaatct is a window of Rhea pennata isolate bPtePen1 chromosome Z, bPtePen1.pri, whole genome shotgun sequence DNA encoding:
- the LOC134153958 gene encoding relaxin-3-like, producing the protein MGAKLRLLCAAAALLCAAQPGRFRARSAAAAVLGGGEGEGYVVKLCGREFIRAVIFTCGGSRWKRLSLLAVEPPPAADFIETTSNKLLGNLKLQSFSGSELEQLQRNSPLLGWETLKDLYNLNDYNEYAPVADDFKEFLHQIEEAVQDRGGTGIANPVGSNNFPWAKYPRRKRESLGLAGMCCKWGCTKAEISTICRV